A stretch of DNA from Parabacteroides pacaensis:
ATGTCGAACGAAGATCCTTCGGTCTATCCACTCAAGATGATACTAAAATTCTTCAAAACATTTGCGTCCTGTTGGAGTGGTGTTCAGTATATTTCGATACTCACCTACTTTAAAGTCCTTTTGTAAGAAATTAATCTTTAAATTCATAAATGAATAAAACCGGATTATTATCATCTGTCATTTTATTTCCTACATTCAATATTTCTTTTATTAATTGAGGATTTGTATTCTTTATTTTCTTTATTTTTTCATCAGGATATTCGATTATTTGATTTGCTATATGTTTAATAAATGAGGGATCGTCGATATAGAAAACAATCTTATTTGTATTTTCAATAGGAAAATAAAAAGTTAATGGATATTTTATAAAAGGATTTAGTTTGGAATTAAATATTTGTTTATAACCAGTCAAACTATCATCTTTTTTATCATATAGAAAAATTCCTCTGTTGGTATAGAACATCATATAGTGATCATTATGTATCACATTCGACATAGAAAATATATATTCATGCGTATCACATTCGTCCATTACAACTCCTCCATCTTTTTCTGTTATTAATCGCTCAGGAAATGAGTGTTCTTTAAAATCTACACGGTATTTTTCTATAATTTTCCCCTTTTTCAACTCGTATATGGAATTATCATAGCGCCGTACATATAAAATATCTTTTCCTCGGCTAAATGAGTTACCATTAGTATAGAAAAAATTTTGTATGTTTAACGGTTTGAGCCCTTCTTGTTTTTCACCTGTTTTTGTGTTTAAAATATGAAGTTGATAATCTGAATCGTTTAAGGTTATTTTTTCAAAGTAGGTATAATTTCCATCTGTTGTTAGTCTATAATAAGAACTAGTATGGCTTTCTTCTTTTATAAATGTGCCATCGTATGTAAAATACATTCGTTTATGAGGAATTGAACATAAAGCTAGAATTTGTTTTTTGATAGGATCGATAGTAAAGTCTGTAATTTGGATATATTCTCCAGGGCCTTTCCCTTTACGGCTTATTTTACTAAGATACTTTCCGGTTACATCGAATATAAATATTTCCTGTAATTGCAAGTCATAAATAAACAGTTTGTTATCATCCATGAACACTCTATCTATGTTTGCTATCAATGATTCATCAGTAGTTTCGAGAGCAACTAATTGCGGTCCTTTGAAATATGCTGTATCATTAAATGCTTCTTCCATGGATGATAAGGTAAGGGTTTTAACATCTTTGGAATCAATATCAGCTTTTTGGGCATTTTCTTTACAACTGAAGAGTAAAATAGAAAATGCGTATACAATTGAGATTATAAGCTCTTTTTTCATATAAATAAAATTTAATTTAAAAATACAGGAATATAAAAAGTAAATGTTTGCTTTTATCTTACTTAAAATAATTTACTCAATTTTGTCAGTTTATAATTGTCTTTTTATTTAGGAAGAGAAATAGTTGGATTTCTCTTCCTAATAGATTAATTAAACCATTATTGTCTTACTTTGCACAAATTTCTACCAGGACATCTCCCTGTGACTGTGGTAGTACTTTTTCCCTTTGGTTCAAAACCTGGTTTACATTCAATAATACCCTCACCCAAACAGATAGTCTCAACCCCAGGCTGTACGGTTTCTGTGTGGATTATTTGGTCACAAGAGACTGTTACTTTTTTTATTTGTTTTTCCAATTTAGTATCAACACCGTTTTCATCTGTACCAGTACCGGTGTTAGTGCCTGAGCCACCGCTGCCTCCTGAATCGCCACCTGACTTATTCGTTTGTGCCAACACTTGAACCGACAAGGAATTGTCTGATATTCCATAATCGTTAGAAGCGTAGATGAAATTTAGGCTAAGTGCTAGTGCTAATGCACCTAAACCTACTAATGTAGTTGAAAATTTAACTTTCTTCATTGCTTTTTAAATTAAATGATTATAAATATATTTGTTTAGTGAAACTGTTAGGATCATATACTTCTTGAATCCTTGTTGTTGCTTGTGCTTCCCTGCCCTTGTAATCAATCAAGGGCAGGGAACATGTAGTTCTTTTTTTTAAGAGGTGATATTCTTTCATTTTCATTATTTATTTGTTGTCTTATTACTGTTCACTACATTCTCTTCTTTAGTCACAGGATAATCGTCCCTGTTCTTTATTAATTCACGTATCTCTTTCTTTATGCTGTCCGTATCTTTCCATTCCCTGCTACGTAGATTTGAGTAAATGCAGAAATATAATGCCATACAGATAGACCCCCCGATTACTAAGTTCCGGACTGCACCTCTATGACTCCTTACAAAACTGACAAAATAATACGCAATGATAAATGCCAATCCGATACTGGGTAAATAGATATACCTGTCTGCAATTACCGCAAACCGGGATAAAGGTACGATATGCAAGACTAGACCGATATTTATAAGGAAGAACACTAAGCCTGTCGCTACGGGCCATT
This window harbors:
- a CDS encoding 6-bladed beta-propeller, giving the protein MKKELIISIVYAFSILLFSCKENAQKADIDSKDVKTLTLSSMEEAFNDTAYFKGPQLVALETTDESLIANIDRVFMDDNKLFIYDLQLQEIFIFDVTGKYLSKISRKGKGPGEYIQITDFTIDPIKKQILALCSIPHKRMYFTYDGTFIKEESHTSSYYRLTTDGNYTYFEKITLNDSDYQLHILNTKTGEKQEGLKPLNIQNFFYTNGNSFSRGKDILYVRRYDNSIYELKKGKIIEKYRVDFKEHSFPERLITEKDGGVVMDECDTHEYIFSMSNVIHNDHYMMFYTNRGIFLYDKKDDSLTGYKQIFNSKLNPFIKYPLTFYFPIENTNKIVFYIDDPSFIKHIANQIIEYPDEKIKKIKNTNPQLIKEILNVGNKMTDDNNPVLFIYEFKD